Proteins encoded together in one Sulfitobacter pontiacus window:
- the rpsI gene encoding 30S ribosomal protein S9: MADEIKTLEGLEAAVTENIGGVQGTEVEMTPREPVRDAQGRAYATGKRKDAVARVWIKPGSGKVIVNGKAQNEYFARPVLQMILAQPFTITGTDGQFDVVATVKGGGLSGQAGAVKHGVSKALQLYDPSLRGALKAAGFLTRDSRVVERKKYGRAKARKSFQFSKR; this comes from the coding sequence ATGGCTGATGAAATCAAAACACTCGAAGGCCTCGAAGCGGCCGTAACCGAGAACATCGGTGGCGTTCAGGGGACAGAAGTTGAAATGACCCCACGCGAGCCCGTGCGTGACGCGCAAGGCCGCGCCTATGCAACCGGTAAGCGTAAAGATGCGGTTGCCCGCGTCTGGATCAAACCAGGTTCCGGTAAAGTCATCGTAAACGGCAAAGCGCAAAACGAATATTTTGCACGCCCCGTTCTGCAGATGATCCTGGCACAGCCATTCACCATCACAGGCACCGACGGTCAGTTCGACGTTGTTGCAACTGTGAAAGGTGGCGGCCTGTCCGGTCAGGCGGGCGCGGTGAAGCACGGTGTTTCCAAAGCACTGCAGCTCTACGATCCCTCCCTGCGCGGCGCGCTGAAAGCGGCAGGCTTCCTGACACGCGACAGCCGTGTTGTTGAGCGTAAGAAGTACGGTCGTGCGAAAGCGCGTAAGAGCTTCCAGTTCTCCAAGCGTTAA
- a CDS encoding LLM class flavin-dependent oxidoreductase: MRYSVLDLSPVPEGSDARQAIANTIDLAKRTEAAGYHRYWMAEHHNMPGIASAATSVLIGHVADHTSTIRVGAGGIMLPNHAPLAIAEQFGTLATIHGDRIDLGLGRAPGGDQAVYHALRRGMQGGDRFPEDVAELIGYLGEAPAGARVMAHPGQGTHVPVWILGSSLYGVQLAAHFGLPYAFASHFAPDALEDAVAIYRRDFKPSAQWEKPHFMLAANVFAADTDEEGAYLRTSMQQAFVRLRTGKPGKLPRPVRDIDAEVGVQMRQAVDQALRVTAVGSPERVARQLSQMIETYQPDELILTGQIHDHAARVKSFEIAAQALAEIAA, encoded by the coding sequence ATGCGATATTCAGTGCTTGATCTTTCCCCCGTGCCCGAGGGGTCAGATGCCCGCCAAGCCATTGCGAATACGATTGATCTGGCAAAGCGGACCGAAGCGGCGGGCTATCATCGCTACTGGATGGCAGAGCATCACAACATGCCGGGGATCGCTTCTGCCGCGACATCGGTGTTGATCGGGCATGTGGCGGATCACACCTCGACCATTCGTGTGGGCGCGGGGGGTATCATGTTGCCGAACCACGCGCCGCTGGCGATTGCAGAGCAGTTTGGCACCCTTGCCACGATTCACGGAGACCGGATTGATCTGGGCCTTGGCCGCGCGCCCGGTGGGGATCAGGCCGTGTACCACGCCTTGCGGCGCGGGATGCAAGGGGGCGACCGTTTCCCCGAAGATGTGGCCGAGCTGATCGGCTATCTTGGCGAGGCCCCTGCGGGGGCGCGTGTGATGGCGCATCCGGGGCAGGGCACGCATGTGCCGGTGTGGATCCTGGGTTCTTCGCTTTATGGCGTGCAGCTGGCGGCGCATTTTGGGCTGCCCTATGCCTTTGCCTCGCATTTTGCCCCCGATGCGTTGGAAGACGCCGTGGCGATTTACCGTCGCGATTTCAAACCCTCGGCGCAGTGGGAGAAACCGCATTTCATGTTGGCGGCGAATGTTTTCGCGGCGGATACCGATGAAGAGGGGGCCTACCTTCGGACCTCCATGCAGCAGGCTTTTGTGCGGTTGCGCACCGGTAAACCGGGCAAGCTGCCGCGTCCTGTGCGCGATATTGACGCCGAAGTTGGCGTTCAGATGCGTCAGGCCGTCGATCAGGCCCTGCGGGTCACTGCCGTTGGCAGCCCCGAGCGCGTCGCGCGGCAACTGTCGCAGATGATTGAGACATATCAACCGGATGAATTGATCCTGACAGGGCAGATCCACGACCACGCCGCGCGGGTCAAATCCTTCGAGATCGCGGCACAGGCCTTGGCGGAGATCGCCGCCTAG
- a CDS encoding TetR/AcrR family transcriptional regulator: MPKRGYHHGNLRQALIDGALKLIEDRGPTGFTLSEAAKQAGVTPAAVYRHFEGREDLIAEGALQGYDIFAELMEAAYQSGQPSALKAFEATGRAYLAFARDYPGHYIAMFESGISVNRTPDLAAAAARANGVLEQAASDLSQHIPLEKRPPASMFSAHIWALSHGVVELFARNSPGRASPFPADDLLESGIGIYLRGLGLVGPDD; this comes from the coding sequence ATGCCTAAACGCGGCTATCACCACGGCAACTTGCGACAGGCGCTGATCGACGGCGCGCTCAAACTGATCGAGGATCGCGGCCCCACGGGGTTCACCCTGTCAGAGGCGGCGAAACAGGCGGGTGTCACCCCCGCAGCCGTCTATCGGCATTTCGAAGGCCGCGAAGACCTGATCGCCGAAGGCGCGTTGCAAGGCTATGATATCTTTGCCGAATTGATGGAAGCCGCATATCAATCCGGCCAGCCTTCCGCGCTCAAGGCGTTTGAGGCGACGGGCCGCGCCTATCTTGCCTTCGCCCGCGATTATCCGGGTCATTACATCGCGATGTTCGAAAGCGGCATTTCCGTCAACCGCACCCCCGATCTAGCCGCAGCTGCGGCGCGGGCCAATGGGGTGCTGGAACAGGCCGCAAGCGATCTCAGCCAGCATATCCCGTTGGAAAAACGCCCGCCCGCCTCGATGTTCTCGGCCCATATCTGGGCGCTGAGCCACGGGGTTGTTGAACTCTTCGCCCGGAATTCCCCCGGCAGGGCCTCTCCCTTTCCCGCAGATGATCTGCTGGAAAGCGGCATAGGCATCTACCTGCGCGGCCTTGGGCTGGTTGGACCGGACGACTAG
- the ppk2 gene encoding polyphosphate kinase 2, which translates to MDLPFDGAISAYFENDAPAPINKAIKRADKDDILSDSYPHSERLGRKQYDREMDRLQIELVKLQAWARDTGTRIAMIFEGRDAAGKGGTISRFRQNLNQRAAHVVALPKPTETEAGQWYFQRYIKHLPTAGDMVFFDRSWYNRGVVEPVFGFCTEAQREAFFDQVVPLEKMLVDDGLHLFKFWLNVGRGEQLRRMLAREGDPLKQWKLSIIDVKGLAKWDAYSAAIKDTLQRSHTPQTPWTVIRSDDKRRARLAAIRTVLHAFDYTGKDTKAIGAIDDQICGGPDIWDA; encoded by the coding sequence ATGGACCTGCCCTTTGACGGTGCGATCAGCGCCTATTTCGAAAACGACGCGCCCGCGCCCATCAACAAGGCGATCAAACGCGCCGATAAGGACGATATCCTGAGCGACAGTTACCCCCATTCCGAACGTCTGGGGCGCAAGCAATATGACCGCGAGATGGATCGGCTCCAGATCGAACTGGTCAAGCTGCAAGCATGGGCGCGCGACACCGGCACGCGTATCGCGATGATCTTTGAAGGCCGCGACGCTGCGGGCAAAGGCGGCACCATCTCGCGCTTCCGTCAGAATTTGAACCAGCGTGCCGCCCATGTGGTGGCCCTGCCCAAACCCACCGAAACCGAAGCTGGTCAGTGGTATTTTCAACGCTATATCAAGCATTTGCCGACCGCCGGCGACATGGTATTCTTTGATCGAAGCTGGTATAATCGCGGCGTCGTCGAGCCGGTTTTCGGCTTTTGCACCGAGGCCCAGCGTGAAGCCTTCTTCGATCAGGTTGTCCCGCTGGAAAAGATGCTGGTGGACGACGGGCTACACCTGTTCAAATTCTGGCTCAACGTAGGCCGCGGCGAACAGCTGCGGCGGATGCTCGCGCGCGAAGGCGACCCGCTGAAACAATGGAAACTCAGCATCATCGATGTCAAAGGGCTGGCGAAATGGGACGCCTATAGCGCCGCGATCAAGGACACCCTGCAGCGGTCCCATACGCCGCAGACCCCGTGGACGGTGATCCGCTCTGACGATAAACGCCGCGCGCGGCTGGCAGCGATCCGGACCGTGCTCCACGCGTTTGACTATACAGGCAAAGACACCAAAGCGATCGGCGCGATTGATGACCAGATTTGCGGCGGGCCGGATATCTGGGATGCCTAA
- a CDS encoding alpha/beta fold hydrolase yields the protein MLLILTLVALGLVIVVHWRASAREAAANAAYPPIGELIDIDGVKVHAKVQGSGPDLVLIHGASGNMRDFTFDMVDQLSDRYRVILFDRPGLGWTDNLPQHAGAWNATAATPHEQAALLQKAADRLGVNTPIVLGHSYGGAVALAWGLSRPDDTAALVLVSAVSEPWEGDLGWQYKITGSAFGSGIVIPLVTAFVPQGFVRASVGAIFSPQATPDGYSDHIGTGLSLRRMSMRANAQQVNTLLPEIKKMVPKYDTLTMPVELIHGTADTIVPLDVHAAIATPQLPDAVLTTLPGIGHMPQHVTQPDVIAAIDRAATRAGLR from the coding sequence ATGCTGTTGATCCTGACGCTGGTCGCCCTGGGCTTGGTGATCGTGGTGCACTGGCGGGCCAGCGCGCGCGAGGCTGCGGCCAACGCCGCCTACCCGCCGATTGGCGAGCTGATCGATATCGACGGCGTCAAGGTCCATGCCAAGGTGCAGGGCAGCGGGCCGGATCTGGTGCTGATCCACGGGGCGTCAGGGAATATGCGGGATTTCACCTTTGACATGGTGGACCAGCTGAGCGACCGCTACCGCGTTATCCTGTTCGACCGTCCGGGGCTCGGCTGGACCGACAATTTGCCCCAACACGCGGGCGCATGGAATGCCACTGCGGCCACACCACATGAACAGGCCGCGCTGTTGCAAAAGGCAGCGGACAGGCTTGGAGTGAACACTCCGATCGTCCTGGGGCACAGCTATGGCGGCGCGGTGGCGCTGGCGTGGGGTCTGTCGCGGCCCGATGACACGGCGGCGCTGGTGCTCGTATCCGCCGTGTCCGAGCCGTGGGAAGGTGACCTTGGATGGCAGTACAAGATCACTGGTTCTGCCTTCGGGTCGGGTATTGTGATCCCGCTGGTCACCGCCTTTGTGCCGCAGGGATTTGTGCGCGCCAGCGTCGGCGCGATCTTTTCCCCGCAAGCCACGCCTGACGGCTATAGTGACCACATCGGCACCGGCCTGTCCCTGCGCCGGATGTCCATGCGCGCCAATGCCCAACAGGTGAACACGCTGCTGCCCGAGATCAAGAAGATGGTCCCGAAATATGATACGCTGACCATGCCGGTCGAGCTAATCCACGGCACCGCAGACACCATCGTCCCGCTGGATGTCCACGCGGCAATCGCCACGCCGCAACTGCCCGACGCGGTGCTGACCACCCTGCCCGGCATCGGCCATATGCCACAACATGTGACCCAACCCGACGTCATCGCCGCCATCGACCGCGCAGCGACACGTGCGGGTTTGCGCTAG
- the metA gene encoding homoserine O-succinyltransferase: protein MPIKLPSDLPAYDVLTREGVMVLDEEMAARQDIRPLRIALLNLMPKKIQTENQFARLIGATPLQIEFSLIRMSDHQSRNTAADHLESFYRPFEEVTHEKFDGLIITGAPIEHLDFDDVTYWEELTRVFDWTQTNVHSTFGVCWGGMAMINYFHGIKKHLLEEKAFGCFRHSNLEPSSPYLRGFSDDLVVPVSRWTEMRAAEVDAVPSLTTLLGSKEVGPCLVEDAGHRALYIFNHLEYDRDTLKDEYDRDVAQGTPINVPCNYYPDDDPAQVPLNRWRSHAHLLYGNWINEIYQTTHYDLNDIGRSNFGT from the coding sequence ATGCCGATTAAACTGCCTTCCGACCTGCCTGCCTATGACGTGCTGACGCGCGAAGGTGTCATGGTGCTGGATGAGGAAATGGCGGCGCGTCAGGACATCCGGCCTTTGCGCATTGCCTTGCTGAACCTGATGCCGAAAAAGATCCAGACAGAAAACCAGTTCGCGCGGTTGATCGGGGCCACGCCCTTGCAGATCGAATTCAGCCTGATCCGCATGTCCGACCACCAGTCGCGCAATACGGCCGCAGATCACCTTGAAAGCTTTTACCGCCCGTTCGAGGAAGTCACCCACGAGAAATTCGATGGGCTGATCATCACCGGTGCCCCGATAGAGCATCTGGACTTTGACGACGTCACCTATTGGGAAGAGCTTACCCGCGTCTTTGACTGGACCCAGACCAATGTCCATTCGACCTTCGGCGTGTGCTGGGGTGGCATGGCGATGATCAATTACTTCCACGGTATCAAAAAGCATCTGTTGGAGGAAAAGGCATTCGGCTGCTTCCGCCACAGCAACCTCGAACCCTCGTCGCCCTATTTGCGCGGGTTCTCGGATGATCTGGTGGTGCCGGTCAGTCGTTGGACCGAAATGCGCGCGGCAGAGGTCGACGCCGTGCCCAGCCTGACCACCTTGCTCGGCAGCAAGGAGGTCGGCCCCTGTCTGGTCGAAGATGCAGGGCATCGGGCGCTTTATATCTTCAATCACCTTGAATATGACCGCGACACATTGAAGGACGAATATGACCGCGATGTCGCCCAAGGCACGCCGATCAACGTGCCCTGCAACTATTACCCCGATGATGACCCCGCGCAGGTGCCGCTGAACCGTTGGCGTAGCCACGCGCATCTGCTCTACGGCAACTGGATCAACGAGATCTACCAGACCACCCACTACGATCTGAACGACATCGGTCGCAGCAATTTTGGGACGTAG
- a CDS encoding ATPase, whose protein sequence is MLYPSADAWRAAPHKHVLVFGMSGLGKTHMAHLLRQSGGWFHYSIDYRIGTRYLGETIADNAKAEAMKVPFLRDLLLSDSIYIGSNITFDNLSPVATWLGKPGDAAKGGLPMAEYASRQEAFKQAEIAALRDTGHFARRAQALYKYPHFICDTGGSICEWVDPDDDNDPLIQTLSAECLPVWIKGDDAHTQELIRRFDKAPKPMAYQPEFLLRVWQEYLSENNCKEDDVDPDAFIRWTYAQALAHRQPRYEAMSRWGVTVTADQVAGLKSEDDFNDLIAGTLSA, encoded by the coding sequence ATGCTTTACCCCTCTGCCGATGCGTGGCGTGCCGCGCCGCATAAACATGTGCTGGTCTTTGGCATGTCGGGTCTGGGCAAGACGCATATGGCGCATCTGCTGCGGCAATCTGGGGGGTGGTTCCACTACTCCATCGACTACCGGATCGGCACGCGGTACTTGGGTGAAACCATCGCCGACAACGCCAAGGCCGAAGCGATGAAGGTGCCCTTCCTGCGGGATCTTCTGCTGAGCGATAGCATCTACATCGGGTCAAACATCACCTTTGATAATCTCTCTCCCGTGGCGACCTGGCTGGGCAAGCCCGGCGATGCGGCCAAGGGTGGCTTGCCGATGGCGGAATATGCGTCCCGACAGGAAGCGTTCAAACAGGCAGAGATCGCGGCGCTGCGCGACACCGGCCATTTTGCCCGCCGTGCGCAGGCACTCTATAAGTATCCGCATTTCATCTGTGACACCGGCGGCTCGATCTGTGAATGGGTGGACCCCGATGACGATAATGATCCGCTGATACAAACCCTGTCGGCGGAATGTCTGCCGGTCTGGATCAAGGGCGACGATGCTCACACCCAAGAGCTGATCCGCCGCTTTGACAAAGCCCCCAAGCCGATGGCCTATCAACCCGAGTTCCTGCTGCGGGTGTGGCAGGAATATCTGAGCGAAAACAACTGCAAAGAGGATGATGTCGATCCGGATGCCTTTATCCGCTGGACCTACGCCCAAGCGCTTGCCCACCGACAGCCGCGCTACGAGGCGATGTCGCGATGGGGCGTGACCGTGACTGCCGATCAGGTGGCCGGGCTCAAATCCGAGGATGATTTCAACGACCTGATCGCGGGGACGTTAAGCGCGTGA
- a CDS encoding OmpP1/FadL family transporter has protein sequence MGSASTLHAGGLDRSGQDIGILFEDGNRFEFSFGRVSPSIDGTDVRGGGDTGNIAQDFNVIGGGLKYQYSDQLSFAVVVDEPFGSDVLYPAVPSSPSYGGTQATVDSFAITALARYKFNDSFSMHGGLRYQEVDATVALQGAGYGPLSGYRADFDSDGAVGYVIGAAFEKPDIAMRVALTYNSKITHDLSTLETSNGAPINPAGRTDTEVETPESLNLEFQTGVAADTLVFGSIRYARYSDTIVSPDVFNVLTRGASLTSIEDSTDYEIGVGRRFNDQWSGSIAIGYQRANGDDQVSPLAPTDGARYVSLGAKYQATSQFDVSLGVRYTELGDARATTQNTPQANFEDNSAVSVGVKFGYNF, from the coding sequence TTGGGCAGCGCATCCACGTTGCACGCGGGGGGATTGGATCGTTCTGGCCAAGACATCGGCATTCTGTTCGAAGATGGCAACCGTTTCGAATTCAGCTTTGGCCGCGTCTCGCCTTCTATTGACGGCACCGACGTGCGCGGTGGTGGCGATACAGGCAATATTGCCCAAGATTTCAATGTCATTGGCGGCGGTCTTAAGTATCAGTATTCCGATCAGCTGTCCTTTGCTGTTGTCGTTGATGAACCATTCGGGTCAGACGTTCTGTACCCCGCAGTACCAAGTTCCCCGTCCTATGGTGGAACCCAGGCGACTGTGGACAGCTTCGCGATTACCGCTTTGGCGCGGTACAAGTTTAACGATTCTTTCAGCATGCACGGCGGTCTGCGCTATCAAGAAGTCGATGCGACTGTTGCGCTGCAAGGTGCAGGATACGGGCCGCTCAGCGGGTATCGTGCAGACTTCGATTCTGACGGTGCCGTCGGATATGTAATCGGTGCGGCATTTGAAAAGCCGGACATCGCGATGCGCGTTGCGCTGACGTATAACTCGAAAATTACACATGATTTGTCGACGTTGGAAACCAGCAACGGTGCCCCCATCAACCCAGCAGGACGCACAGACACCGAAGTCGAGACGCCCGAAAGTCTCAACCTGGAATTTCAAACCGGGGTCGCGGCTGATACGCTCGTTTTCGGTTCGATCCGCTACGCACGCTATTCCGATACCATCGTATCACCAGACGTCTTTAACGTTCTGACACGCGGTGCGAGCCTGACGTCAATCGAAGATTCCACCGATTATGAAATTGGCGTCGGCCGTCGCTTCAACGACCAGTGGTCTGGCTCGATTGCGATCGGATACCAGCGAGCGAACGGTGACGATCAAGTCTCTCCGCTCGCGCCAACCGATGGTGCGCGGTATGTGTCCTTGGGCGCTAAGTATCAGGCGACAAGCCAGTTCGACGTGAGCTTGGGCGTGCGCTATACCGAGCTTGGCGATGCGCGGGCAACCACACAGAATACGCCGCAGGCAAACTTCGAAGACAACTCTGCAGTCTCTGTCGGGGTTAAGTTCGGCTACAACTTCTAA
- a CDS encoding DMT family transporter — MTPTLRAALWMMGSITSFSAMAVAGRELGGSLDTFEIMMYRSLVGVIAVFTLATVYGTWGQINRRDFGTQIGRNLAHFTGQNLWFYAVTVIPLAQVFALEFTSPLWVIVLSPLILGERLTKVRALAAVLGFIGILCVARPTIAGLNAGVITAASSAIFFALTIMLTKRLTRSQTITCILFYLTVTQLVFGVIMAGYDGDIAVPEMAQMPLLLLIGVAGLMAHFCLTNALSIAPATVVVPIDFVRLPLIAVIGMLVYAEALDIWVFIGGAIIFAGNYMNLWIESRRVS; from the coding sequence ATGACCCCGACGCTAAGGGCGGCTTTGTGGATGATGGGGTCGATCACGTCGTTCTCTGCGATGGCCGTCGCCGGGCGCGAGCTTGGCGGCAGCCTCGATACTTTCGAGATCATGATGTACCGGTCGCTGGTGGGCGTGATCGCTGTGTTTACGCTCGCGACCGTTTACGGGACCTGGGGGCAGATCAACCGGCGCGATTTCGGCACGCAGATCGGGCGCAATCTGGCGCATTTCACCGGACAGAATCTGTGGTTCTATGCGGTTACCGTGATCCCGCTCGCGCAGGTCTTTGCGCTTGAGTTCACTTCTCCGCTTTGGGTGATTGTCCTGTCGCCGCTGATTTTGGGCGAACGGCTTACCAAGGTGCGAGCATTGGCGGCGGTTCTTGGATTTATCGGCATCCTTTGTGTTGCCCGTCCGACGATTGCCGGGCTGAATGCCGGCGTGATCACGGCGGCGTCCTCGGCGATTTTCTTTGCGCTGACGATCATGCTGACCAAGCGGCTGACGCGCAGCCAGACGATCACCTGTATCCTGTTCTACCTGACCGTGACGCAACTGGTTTTTGGCGTGATCATGGCCGGTTACGACGGGGATATCGCGGTGCCCGAGATGGCACAAATGCCGCTGTTGTTGCTGATCGGTGTCGCAGGGCTTATGGCGCATTTCTGTCTGACCAACGCATTGTCTATTGCGCCTGCGACAGTGGTCGTCCCGATTGACTTTGTCCGCCTGCCCCTGATCGCCGTCATCGGAATGCTGGTCTATGCCGAGGCCCTGGATATCTGGGTTTTCATCGGCGGCGCGATTATCTTTGCCGGCAACTACATGAACCTCTGGATCGAATCCCGCCGCGTTTCGTAA
- the guaA gene encoding glutamine-hydrolyzing GMP synthase, which translates to MTDISHDRLLIIDFGSQVTQLIARRLRELNVFCEIHPFNTVDDAFLKDFAPKAVILSGGPSSVFAEGAPMPPQSVFELGVPILGICYGQQVMMHCLGGKVERGHGTAEFGRAYVTPSEARLELLEGWFLTEKEQVWMSHGDHVSAIAPGFEVYGTSPHAPFAVTGDVSRNFYAVQFHPEVHHTPNGARLYENFVRLAGFKGDWTMSAYRDEAIAAIREQVGDQKVICGLSGGVDSSVAAVLIHEAIGDQLTCVFVDHGLLRKGEAEEVVTMFRDNYNMPLIHADEQELFLGELDGVSDPETKRKIIGKLFIDVFQKHAKEVGDATFLAQGTLYPDVIESVSFSGGPSVTIKSHHNVGGLPEKMGLKLVEPLRELFKDEVRELGRELGLPPSFIGRHPFPGPGLAIRCPGEITREKLDILREADAVYIDQIRKHGLYDEIWQAFVAILPVRTVGVMGDGRTYDFACALRAVTSVDGMTADYYPFTHEFLGETATRIINEIPGINRVTYDITSKPPGTIEWE; encoded by the coding sequence ATGACAGATATCTCCCATGACCGCCTTCTCATCATCGACTTCGGCAGCCAGGTCACCCAGCTGATCGCCCGCCGTTTGCGTGAACTTAATGTGTTCTGCGAAATCCACCCGTTCAACACGGTGGATGATGCCTTTCTCAAGGATTTTGCGCCCAAGGCGGTGATCCTGTCGGGGGGGCCGTCCTCGGTCTTCGCCGAAGGTGCGCCCATGCCACCGCAATCGGTGTTCGAGCTTGGCGTACCGATCCTTGGCATCTGCTACGGCCAACAGGTCATGATGCACTGCCTGGGCGGTAAGGTTGAACGCGGTCACGGCACCGCTGAATTCGGGCGCGCCTATGTGACCCCCTCCGAGGCCCGTCTTGAGCTGTTGGAAGGCTGGTTCCTCACCGAGAAAGAGCAAGTCTGGATGAGCCATGGTGATCACGTCAGCGCGATCGCCCCCGGCTTCGAAGTCTACGGCACCTCGCCCCACGCGCCTTTCGCGGTCACCGGCGATGTGTCGCGCAACTTCTATGCCGTGCAGTTCCACCCCGAAGTGCACCACACCCCCAATGGCGCGCGCCTATACGAAAACTTTGTCCGTCTCGCGGGGTTCAAGGGCGACTGGACAATGAGCGCCTACCGCGACGAGGCCATCGCCGCGATCCGCGAGCAGGTCGGCGATCAAAAGGTCATCTGCGGTCTGTCCGGCGGGGTCGATTCCTCGGTCGCGGCCGTGCTGATCCACGAAGCGATTGGGGACCAGCTTACCTGCGTCTTTGTCGACCACGGTCTGCTGCGCAAGGGCGAGGCCGAAGAGGTTGTCACCATGTTCCGTGACAACTACAACATGCCGCTGATCCACGCCGACGAACAGGAACTGTTCCTGGGCGAGCTGGATGGCGTGTCCGACCCCGAAACCAAGCGCAAGATCATCGGTAAACTGTTCATCGACGTGTTCCAGAAGCACGCCAAGGAAGTCGGCGATGCCACCTTCCTCGCACAGGGCACGTTGTACCCCGATGTCATTGAATCCGTGTCCTTTTCCGGCGGCCCGTCGGTCACAATCAAATCGCACCACAACGTGGGCGGTTTGCCCGAAAAGATGGGCCTCAAGCTGGTCGAGCCGCTGCGCGAACTTTTCAAGGACGAGGTGCGCGAGCTTGGCCGCGAGCTGGGTTTGCCCCCATCCTTTATCGGCCGCCACCCCTTCCCCGGCCCCGGCCTCGCCATCCGCTGCCCCGGTGAGATCACCCGCGAAAAGCTCGACATCCTGCGCGAGGCGGACGCGGTCTATATCGACCAGATCCGCAAGCACGGGCTTTATGATGAAATCTGGCAAGCCTTTGTGGCGATCCTGCCTGTCCGCACCGTGGGGGTGATGGGCGACGGGCGGACCTATGATTTCGCCTGTGCCCTGCGGGCCGTCACCTCGGTCGATGGGATGACGGCGGATTACTATCCGTTCACCCATGAATTCCTGGGCGAGACCGCGACGCGGATCATCAACGAGATTCCGGGCATCAACCGGGTGACCTATGACATCACGTCGAAACCTCCCGGCACGATTGAATGGGAATGA